A window of the Lolium perenne isolate Kyuss_39 chromosome 7, Kyuss_2.0, whole genome shotgun sequence genome harbors these coding sequences:
- the LOC127300822 gene encoding uncharacterized protein, whose protein sequence is MRSGGMMCRSHAATAVCVPGDARSMVVGRRADRTIAEDARILHDVRYVRLGGGGCDGAGATRVSSRRATAPPMPRRRGAPVAVTLPMVTKSPKETPARDTAAAKRTPAAPPTAAPATGDQVLQVVVMKVAIHCQGCAGKVRKHISKMEGVTSFSIDVESKKVTVMGHVSPAGVLESISRVKKAELLLC, encoded by the exons ATGAGGAGCGGCGGGATGATGTGCCGGTCGCACGCGGCGACGGCCGTGTGCGTGCCGGGGGACGCGCGGTCCATGGTCGTGGGCCGCCGCGCCGACCGGACCATCGCCGAGGACGCCCGCATCCTGCACGACGTCAGGTACGTGCGCCTTGGCGGCGGCGGATGCGACGGAGCCGGCGCCACGCGCGTCTCGTCCAGGCGTGCCACGGCGCCGCCCATGCCGAGGCGGCGCGGGGCGCCCGTGGCCGTGACGCTGCCCATGGTCACCAAGAGCCCCAAGGAGACGCCGGCAAGAGACACAGCGGCTGCCAAGCGGACACCCGCCGCGCCGCCCACCGCCGCTCCTGCAACCGGAGACCAGGTCCTCCAG GTGGTGGTGATGAAGGTGGCTATACACTGCCAGGGTTGCGCAGGGAAAGTTAGGAAGCACATCTCCAAAATGGAAG GGGTGACGTCGTTCAGCATCGATGTGGAGAGCAAGAAGGTGACGGTGATGGGTCACGTGTCCCCGGCGGGCGTCCTGGAGAGCATCTCCAGGGTCAAGAAGGCCGAGCTGCTCCTCTGCTGA